A stretch of DNA from Plantibacter sp. Leaf314:
AGGGGTTCGACGTCCGGATTCCCGCACCCTCCTCGAGGCCTCGCGCAAAAATCAGTGGTTCCCCTAATTCAGTTTCGCTGTGAGTTCCCTTAGTGTCAGAGAACCAACAGGTGCATCGCGCCTATCGGACCCCTAAACGAAGGTTCTCCTCTCAGTGAAAATCACGACGTCACGCCGCATTGCGGCTCTCGCCACCGGCTTCGCAGTTGTCGCCGGATCCACCCTCCTCGTCGCGGGCTCTGCCTCTGCGTTCGACTACCAGGTGACCCCGGACGAGCTCCAGGGCAGCATCGACCCCGCTACCGCCACCGGCTGGTACGAGGCCCTCCCGGCCGACCAGGTTGGCGCGCCTGCCGAGATCACCGACGCTGGGCTCGTGCTCACCGGCGACTCGCAGATCATGTACGCGTACGACGCTCCGGAGCCCGCCACGATCTCGTTCCAGACGCTCTTGACGTCCGCGAACTTCGTCTCGTCGCTCAATGCTGCGTACTTCCAGGTTCAGGTCCGTGTCATTCCGGGTGACGTGGACTCGACCACGACCGTGAGCGCTTCGCTCGCGGGCCCGGCGAACATCCCCGGACCGCCGTGGCAGGCGAGCACGGATGACCTGCCGGGCATCCCCGCGAACACGCCCGTTTCGATCGAAGAGATCAGCGCCGCGATCGGCAACGACTACGAGATCCTCGGGTTCGGTGTGAAGGCCACTGCTGGCAGCGACGACGTCGTCCAGTCGATCACCTACCTCAACGACACGTACTCCTTCGTGGCTCCCGTCGCTGCAGTCCCGAGCGTGCAGGTCACCCCGGACACGATCTTCTTCTCCGACGTGCGTCCCGGTGGCGCCGGCTTCGGTGTGACGGCTGCTGGCTTCACGCCTGGCGACACCCTGTCGATCGCTGTGACGGACCCGAACGGTGAGATCTTCGGTTCGGCCGACGGTGCCAACACGGTCATCGCCGACGAGAACGGTGGCTTCGTCGCCGAGGGTCTGACCCTCGAGGGTGAAGGCATCCAGGTCGGTACCTACACCTTCTCGGTGACGGACACGGCTGGTCGGGTCGCTGCCGACTCGATCGCCGTCATCGCTGACCCGGTCGCTGCTGGTGCTCCGGTCGTTCCGACGCTGGCTGACACCGGTTCGGACTCGGGTGTCCTCGTCGGTGGCGCTGCCGCGCTGCTGCTCCTCGGTGCTGCCGGCATGCTGGTCGCTGCTGCTCGCCGCAAGGGCGCGCAGGTCGCGGCCTAGTCACCGCCTCGTCTCATCCTGCGAAGCCCCGTCATCGACTCCGGTCGACGGCGGGGCTTCGTGCTGCCCCGGGCCCTCCCCGGTCCCTGAGCCTGTCGAAGGGTTGCACGATCATCCCGGTCCCGGGGCATGCCGAAGGGGCCGGCGTCTGGGCGAGGTGTGGCGGGCGGAGTGCAGCTCCGTTGCTGCCTTCCGCCCTGCCGCATCGACCGCGATCGAAGTGGATCGGGTGATGCAACCGGCCGTTCGCGCATTCGGGTGACGAAAACGACCGGAACAGATGCTTCGGAGCAATCGGCAGACCGGATTGGAAGATCACGCAATGCGTCGACGGGCCGTCGGTCGGCATGGTGAGACCCGCCGGTCGCATGATGCTCCCGGCGGGTCTCAGAGCGGCGGTAGCGCCTCCTCGGTCAGGCCGTGCGGCGCCGGAACAGGATAGTCACGGCTCCACCGATGAGGAGGAGCACAGCGGCGAGTCCGGCGAAGGTTGCCGTCTCGACACCGGTGTTCGCGAGGGAACCGTTCCCACCGACGGTGGACCCCACGGGAGTGACCGTGGTACCACCGCCAGCCGGCGGGGTGACCGGTGCCGCGATCGCGACCGCGAAGTCGGTCGGCGCGGAGAACGGCGAGGTGCTCTCCGGGACCACACCGCTGGCGCTGGCGGCCCGTGTGGCCGAGGCCGAGACGCTGTACGCGCCGTCGGCGAGTTCGACCGCGAGGGAGAACGTGCCGTCGGCCTGGACCGTCGTGGTCAGCGTGGCCGGAACCGCAACCGCAGCGGCGGACACGTCGGACTCGTCCAGAGCGGCCGTCTCGGCTGCTGTGGCGTCATCAGTGGCGGGGGTGATCACGATGGTGATGGTCTCGCCCGCGTCGCCGGTGCCGCTGATGGTGGTCGTGGGCGTGGTCACGACCGCGTCGGCGGCGGGCGCGACGATCGTCGGCGTGTTGGCGAGGCAGTCCAGCGTGACCGTCTTCGCGTCGAGGACGACCGGTTGGCCGGCGGCGTCCTCGGTGACGACCTGCACGACGGTCTCGAGGTCCTCGGTCAGCGACCAGGATCGGACCCTGGTGTCGCCCTCGACGACGGTGCCGCTCTCCACGACGGTGTCGCCGTCGAGGAAGGCGTACGGTGCGTCGGAGGTGCCGAGCGAGTTGTCGAAGGTGTACTCGACGCCGGGGATGGTGGGCACGAGGATGCCGCCCGTCGGGATCTCGCACGATGCGTCGCTGACGGCGCCGGTCGGTGCCGGGCCCGGTTCGCAGTCGAGGTCGAAGGTGGAGCTGGCGAGGACGACCGGGTCGCCGGCCGCGTCGACGGACCGGATCGCGGAGGTGCCGCTCTCGTTCGGGGTGAGGGATGCGGCGTAGCTTCGCGTCTCGCCGGCGGCGAGGGTGCCGCTTTCGACGACGGTGTCGTTCTTCACGAACTCGTAGTCGGCAGGACCGACGCCGGCGGAGTTGTCGAAGGTCCAGAGGAACCCGGGGGAGGGCGGGATGATGCCGCCGGAGGGGAGCAGGCAGCTGGCCTCGCCGATGGTCGCGACCGCCGCTGGGCTGGCGTTGGGTGTGCAGTTCGCGGTCTGGACGGCGCCGGCGATGACGCCCCCGGTGACGTCGATGACCTGGAGTGGTGTCGACGCGTCCTCGAGGACGGGGATGACGTAGTCGTCGCTCTCGCCGGGGGCGAGCGTGACGTTGTCGAAGAGGACGGTGCCGTAGTCCTGGACGATCTTGTAGGTGAGGTCGGTGGCGTCGTCGGCTGCGTTGCTGACGGTGATGCTCACGGTCGCGGCTGCGGGGACGGTGCAGTCGGGTGCGGCGATGGTTGCGGATGCTGGGAGGGCTTGGGCGGGGATGCCGGTGAAGACGACACCCGCGGCGCTGAGGGCGATGACGCCCAGTGCTGCGAGTGATCGTGAGAGCGGTGACGTCATTGTGCGATTGCTCCTTCGTTGGATGCGCAAAGCTGCGTGATTCGAGTTCGGAGCCGGGACACAGGTGGATTGGATGGAATCTGCAGGAATGTCGCGGTCCGTGTCCAGGAGGAATGCGCAGGAGGCCGCCCGCATGTCGGATGGTGATCGTCGGGCGATCGGAGGGCACCGGAGCGGGATCTGTGCGCTGACCGCATGTGCAACATCGGGGGTCGCCGATGTCAGGCGACCCGCAGCCGCGGCTTACCGCCCCGCCGCGGAATGCGGTGGGGATCGACGTGGGCAGGCGGGATGAACCAGGGCACGTGATCGCGCACGGTGACCTCCCATCCGTCGTTGTGGATGCGATGGTGATGGAATCCGCAGAGCAGGATGCCGTTGCTGAGGTCGGTCGGTCCGCCGCGGGACCACCACTGCAGATGATGTGCTTCGGTGTACGACGGTGGATGGGTGCAGCCGGTCCAGGCGCAGCCGCCGTCGCGTTCGGCCAGTGCGACCTTCTGTGCCTTGCTGAACAGCCGCGTGCCGACGCCGAGGTCGAGGACCTGGGACGGCCCGCCGAGCACCATGGGGATGATGCGGCCGTCCGCGGCCATGCGGCGGGCGGTTGCGGCGGTGATGGGCTCGGAGACCCCGTCGATGAAGGCCTTGCCGTCGGACCAGGGGCTGTCGTCGACGAGGTCTTCGTCGTCCATGCGGATGATGAGGGAGACCGGCGCGAGTTCCGTGACCGCTGCCTCGCAGCCGGCTGCGTGGCGGAACACCTCCACGAGGGCTTCGACGCGTCGTTCATCCATGGTGCGGGTGTCGGGCATCTCTGCGGCCGGGACGTAGGCGTCGTCGAACGGGTCCGCCGACGGCTGCACTGCACTCGGGTCTTCCGTGCCGGCCTCGTTCGCGGTCTGATCGGTGAACCGGACCTGCCGGAGGTGTTTGCCGACGACGGCGTCCATGGTGGCGCGGACCCACCCTGCGGCCTCAGGAGCGAGGAACACGCGAAGCTCGATCATGCCGTCCGGGAGCTCCCGCAGGGTGCAGCGCTGCTGCCGGCGGAGGGTGATCTCGCGGGGCACGGGGCCGTCCTGGTCGAGGCTCGTGCGGACGAGCCTCGCGAGGCTGTTGACCTCGGCGAGCGGTGCGCCGTCGCAGTGCTCGATGCCTGCGCACACGGCGCGGTGCACCCGGTCGGCGTCGACAGCCGAGCTGACGAGCCGCAGTTCGCGGAGGAGCGCGCCTGCGCCGTCGATACTCAGGGCAGAGCGGACAAGACGCGGCTGGTCTGTCGGATCGACAGCCTCGTGGTCGACGGTGCAGGTCGGTGAATCGGTCGCGGACAGCTGTTCGCAGGCGTTGGCGCCGGCGACGGCGGACCGGGGCTCGATGGCGGCGGCGATCTCGGGGCGGTCGCATTCGATCACGTCGCCGGTGAGGGCACGCTTCGGGGTGATGGCCTGGGCGACCGAGGTGATCGTGGCGGCGCGTCCGCGAGGGATGCGCCAACGTTCGGAGAGCATGACCGCGGGGGATGCGTATCCATGGCTGCGTGCCAGAGGATCGTGACCGACGATGCCGGACCGGGAACGCTCAGCGACTGATCCCATCACCCGCGCTGCCAGCACCTCCACCACGTGCTGCACTGCACCGAGTTGGTCGAGGACGCGGACCACGCCGGCGTCATTCATGCCGGCGAGTTGCTCGATGGCGTCGTCGCCTGGGCGGATCGGGTCGAGCGCCCCGGACCAGGTGCGGAGGAGGTCCGACATCGTCTCGCTCAGCGCACCCATCGGGTCGGCCGAGACCGGGCCGAGGGGGACGCGTGGGCTGCTGGACATGGATTCATCCAAACATGAGCCACTGACATTCGAGTCTCCGCGGAATTCTCTGCTGACCTGGCCCTTTTAAGCAACGTTTGTCGCCTCCGTGTCGTGGTGCGAGGCCGATCGGGCGCATTCCGCCGACGCCGAGAGGAGCACGGGCCGCTCGCCTACACTCGAGGGGTGCGCCCATTGACCGCTCGCGAGCAAGACCTGCTCCTCGCCCTGATCGCTCGTGGCTCGGCGGTCGGATCCGACGCGTCCATCGCCCAGTCGGACCGGGAGCGGTGGGCGGGGCAGGTCGCCGCGGCCAGAGTGCACGGCACCTGCGGGTGCGGCAGTTGCCCCTCGATCGAACTGGCGCCGAGCGACGAGGCCGACAGTGCGGGCCCGAGCCGCAGGACGGTGCTCGAGGCGAGCACCGACGACGCGTTCCTGCTGCTGTTCATCGACGACGATCGCCCGACATACCTGGAGCTGGCCCCCATCGGAGGCGACACGATCACCGAGTTCCCGCTGGTGGCCGACGTCGCCTTTTGAGAGGCTTCGGCAGGCTTGCCGGCTTCAGTCCCGCGTGCCGAACAACCCGTCCCCGTGCTTCATGAGGACCGCGTAGGCGTCGGCATAGTTGTCGGGGAGTGGAGCGCCGGGCTCGTACTTCGCGAGGAGGATGCCGATGAGGCCGAGCGCCGGTGGCGTCAGCGGACGCTTGCGGTCCTTCTCCCGATCGGTGCGTGCGTTCGCTTCGGGGTTCGGCGGCACGTAGGCGGGCGTCACCGTCGGCCACAGGACGGGCTGCCGCGGCGTCGTGAGATTGACGGCGTTGAAGATGCTCGTGGCGGTCCGGTCGCGTTCGGTCAGCGGGTCGAGGCCGTGCAGCTCGGCGAGCGTCTTCATGAGAGAGCCGTGGTGCATCTCGTCGTTGATGACGCTGCCGGCCTTCGTGTACGCCGAGACGACGATGGTGGGCACTCGGAGGCCCAATCGGTCGAAGCCGAACCCCATCTCGCCGGCCTCGGGCTCGCCGGACGGCGGCGTCGCCTTGGGCGGGGCGACGTGGTCGTAGATCCCGCCGTGTTCATCGAAGGTGACGAGCAGGACGGTGTTCATCGCGTTCGAACCGGTGGTCGACGCCCCGTCTTTGACCGCCGTGTAGACCTCGCCGAGCAGTTGCTCGCCGGCACGCATGTCGGAGTAGGCGGAGTCGAGTTCCGGATCGGCGTCGTTCCGGCCAGGGTTGTCGGGCCGCACCACCGGCGGGTGCATGTCGTTGTGGTCGAACACCATGCGCGGCTCGACGAACGCGTAGTCGGGCAGGTCGCCGTTCGCCGCGTCCTCGTGGAACTGCTCCATGCTGCGGAAGTTGCTCTTCCAGTACTGCTCGATCGACGGGGCACTGAGCAGGCCGGTGAGCGAGACGACCTGCTGCGCGTCGTAGTAGACCCGCCACGTCTTGCCGGCCTCCTCGAGCCGGTTGAACACGGTCGGGACGGCGGGGGCGCTCAACCATTTGCCGATGCCGTCGCCCTCGATGTTCGTGACGTAGCCGTGCGACGTGCTCGCGTGGAAGAAGGAGCGGTTGCAGAACGTCTGCGACGGGACCGCCGCGTACCAGTGGTCGTAGACGCCGAAGTTCTTGGCGAGCGTGGAGAGCACCGGCAGCATCTCGGGGGAGAAGCCGCCCATCACCACCGCGTACTCCTCGGGCGTGGGTTTCCGGCCGCGCGCCAGGGTGGAGTTGACGATGTAGTCCTTCACGAAGCCGTCGTTCGTGGGCGCCGAGGTGTCGGCCGGGAGGTTCCACGGTGACTGCAGCGGGTTGCGGAGGTCGCCGTTGCTCTCGGGATCGATCGTGCCGAACAGCTGGGTGTTGACGTGTGGGTAGAACTCGCCCGGGTCCGGGTCGGGCTGCGCCATGATCTGATCCGTCGGCCCGTTGTAGACGTGGGCCGGGACCGCTTCACCCGCCTCGCCGGGATTGCTGTAGTCGCCCTGCGCGAGGCCGTCGAAGGTCTGTCCGGCCGGCTCACCACCCGCGGGGTAGAGCCGGCCGAGCATGTGGTCGAAGGAGCGGTTCTCGAACATCACGACCACCACATGGTCGAACCCCGGTTCGTTGCGCTTTGGGAGCGGGGTGAAGCCGTAATCCTCCTGCGGGTTGGCGGCTGTCGCGGCCGCGATGCCCCCGGCGACCGTACCGCCCGCCGCGAGGCCGGCGACGCCGAAGCCTGCCGCGCGAAAGAAGTCACGGCGGGACGCGGGGCGTTTGCGGCTCGACGTGACGGCTTCGTCGCCGGTTGCTTCCCCTGCTGCGTCCGCGGTGCCTCGCTCGCCACCCTGTTCCATCACGTCGACCTCCCCGTTGGCGAACGGCTACGCCCGATGAACGTGACGATCGCGTTCTGGACAGCGTAGACGCGGACCGCTCACCAGGGGCAGCGGAGCAGGAGGTATGTCCCGATCGACGACGAAGCCGGCGTCACGCCCGCTGGTACTCGTGCACTCGCGCGCCGAAGAACGAGGACATCGCACCGACGCCGTTGAGGAATCGGTTGAACGAACGGGCGTGGAGCCCGCGGACGCGGACGAGGTCGACGAGGCCGAACGCGAGCCCACTAGCCGCGAGGTAGCCACCCTGCGCGAATGTCAGTGCAGCTCCGCGCTTCGTCACACCGATCCGTGCCAGGACCACGCCGTTCCGGAACGCCCGGCGGGACACCCATCGGAACGTCATCCGGTCGAGCGGAACCGGTTCGAACACCTCTGCCTGTTGGCAGTACTCGATGCCCACGCCCTCGCGGATCAGGTCGGCGAACAAGCGTGCGTCGCTGCCCCCGGTGGACGAGAATGATCGATCGAAGCGCGGCGCCCCTGCCCGCTGCCAATCCGCCCACTTGAGCAAGGTGTTGTTGGTCGCGGCGGCGGTCAGGCGCTCGCCGTCCCGATGTCCCGCACGTTGCATGAACCCGCCGCGAGTGATCCAGCGAGGGGTGTTCTCGGGGAAGATCGAGATGACCGGGCCGGTCACCACGCCTGCTGTCGATCGCTGGGCAGCATCGGCCAGATCGGTGTACCACCCGGCTCCGACGAACTCGTCGTCGTCGACGAAGATGATCGCGTCGTACGAACCATCAGCGTCCAGGAACACGTCGAGTGAGCGGTTCCGCGCCTCGGCGATACCGGGCTGAGACTCGAGGACGTACCGAACCGACGGGAAGGACTCCACCGTGGCCTCGGCCGAACCCGCCGGGTCGTTGTCGACGACCAGGATGTCCATCGTGTGTTCCGAGGCGTTGGCCGGGTCCAGCAGCGATTCGAGGAGGGTCCTGAGATCATCGGGTCTGCGGAAGCTGGCGATGGCGACAAGGGAGTGCATGAGCGGTCCTAGCGTTTCGTCGGGCCGGAGAGCGTGATGCCAGACCACAGGTCGGATGGGAAGGCGTCGATGAGTGGCTGTGCGTCCCACTCGATGGGGTCTGGGGTCTGTGCCAGCGCACCCTGCAGATCGCGGGCGATCGGGAACGAGTTCCGTCCCGTTCCGCCGTAGTAGTCCTCATACTTGAACATCGACTCGGCGGTGGGGGCGATGAGCGTCGCCGGGATGCCGAGACTCTCCGCGACGACCAGACCGTGCAACGAGGAGCCGACGACCCGCTCGCTCCGAGCGATGCGCTCGAGAATGGACACGAGGTCACCCGTGGGGTCGATGGTTTCCGGGTGCGCGGCCCATGCCGGGTGGTCGTGCAGGTTCGGCACGATCGTCAACGAGTGCTGCTTCTGCTCGGAGATGGAAGGCAGATGGTCGAACACGCGTGGGACCAGAAGGCCTGGATCGCCGAACACGCGTGTCGGCTGCAGGCCGCGGGCCTCGAGGAAATCGAACGTCTTCGGTCCTCGGACGGCTCTGATGTCGAGCCGATCGAAGGTGTGCTTGGACTCCGGCATCTTGCCGTTGACGCCGCTGCCCCAGATCGTGTCGCCGGCGTGCGCGAAGTGCAGGATGGAGCCGACCGCCACCAGACGATGGGGTGTCGCAGAAAGGGTGGCCAGCGCGGTCGGATCCGCGACCGACTGTTCCAGCAGCCGCTTCACGATGACCGGCCCGAGGAGATCGCCGAAGTTGTTCCGACGTCGCCCGAACGGGAGACGTGAACCGATTCTGCCCGAGAACCTCGGGACGAACGGGTTCCAGTGTTCGACTGCGACGCCGTAGACGTTCTCCGTCACCATGTGCTGACCTCCCGGTACACGTTCGCGTGGGATCGGGCGATCGACGTCCAGTCGCGAGACGTCATGTCGACATCGCCTTCGAGACCGTCCGCCGGGAGTTCGGCGACGGCAGCGGACAGTGCGTCACTCGTGAGCTCACCCTCGAAGAGCTTGACGAAGCTGCTGCCGAACTCGGTCCGCAGGTCGTGCGTGATCGGATTCGACGGGATCAGCACGGGGGTGTTGAGCGACAACGCGAGGAGCACAGCACCGCTGTTGTGCATGTTCTTGTACGGGAGGACGACCAGTCTGGCTCTGGCGATGGCTGCGGCCAGCTCCGTGTCGGGCACGTAGCGGAAGTCCGGCTCGATACGGGGATTCGCGTCGATCAGTTGTTGCAGGACTGCGGAGATGCCCGATGGGTCGGGTTTCCCGAGGATACGGAGGCGGTGGTCGGCGAGGTCATCGGCATGCGAGAACGCGGCGGCGAGCGTGTCGACGCCCTTGTACGAGCGGACGAGTCCGAAGTACAGGAGTTCCGGTCCGTGCTCCGGTGCGTGCTCCGGAACCAGATACCAGTCGCGGTAGTGACCGTGTGGAATGACGTACTGCCGCGAGCCCACCGGCAGCGGCGTGTGTGCGTTCATCGTGATCCAGGCGGTCGTCGACCGGTCGAACGCCTTCAGGATGAGTTGCTCGCCGGGCCAACCCGACTCGTGCGGGGCGAGATTGTGCGCGGTCCGCACGATGCGCGTGCGGCTGAAGCGCAGTTTGGCGAGCAGGAGCACGCTGAGCAGCAGGGACGTCGCACGCCGCAGCCGGCTCGGCCCGCGCGTGACCGCCTCCGGCCAATGGATGTGGAACACGTCGTACCGTGTCGTCAGTGCCCGAGGCCAGGAGAAGAACTCGACGGTCACGGACGGGTCCGCTCGCAGAGCATCGACCAACATGGTGACGAACGGGTTGATCTTGGTGGCGGACTCACGCACTGACAGCATCACTGTCGTGGCCCGCGGGGCCGTCGTTCCGGAGGGATTCGGCACGTCTCGGGCTGCAGCGGCGTCGGCCGGACGCTCCTTCCTGCTATCGCGCAAGTTGGTACGAGCCCTTCGTCACGATGCGCGCATCGACGCGGGGCGAGCTGCCGATCAGACCGAACAGGGTCGCGGCCAGCACCGCGATGAGGAGATACAGCACGAGACCCTGAGGGAAGAGGAAGATCCGCCACATCTCCGCCAGCCCGTACGCCACGACCGCGCCGGCGACGATGACCAGCGAGCGGAAGCGGGATGCGTAGCCCGCGAGGGCACTGGCGAGGAACACGGTCGCGAGGACATAGAACAACCCCCACCATCCGTAGTCGGCGTACGTGTCTGCAAACGCAGAGTTCGTCGTCAGGTTCGGAGCGACCTGCACGAAGTTGTCGAAGGATCCGAACGAGCCGAAGCGCTCCGGACGCAGGAACGTCGGCACGACGATTGCCGCTGCGGACACGACGTCGACGGATTTGGTGAAACCGCCGTTCGCGATCCCGTCCGCGACGCCGAGCGACGCTTGGAACGGTGCCCCCAGGTAGGCGGCCACCTGGTAGAAGTTCATGGACACCGGGTCCGTGATCCCGAGATTCTCGTAGAACCCGGCGTTGCGGTAGTAGTTGAATGCGACGAGCGCACCGAAGATCGCGGCGCCGGCGAGCGCGAGCGGTACTGCCTTGAACTTGATGTCACGTCGCAGCGTGATCACGATGAAGATCAAGACGACGACGGCCATGATGAAGGACAGCCGACTCGAGAACAGTGCACTCATGACGAGGAGGAGGACGTTCCAGATGGCCAGACTCGCCCTCCCGTGCCTGAACCGCCACACGTAGAGGGCGACCGGCGCAGCGATGGCGGCGGTGTATCGCAAGGTCGCGATGCCCGCGGATCCCCCGATGGATTCCTTCAACTGGTTCCCCTGCGTGGCGGAAAGCGCGTCGAAGATGTTGGTCTGCTGCTGGACCAGGTAGACGGAGTAGAGGACTCCGATGGTGGCGAAGACGGTGAGCGTCAACGAGAAGCGCCGGTCGAACCGCTCGGTGCTGGCGGCTTCGACGAGTCGCTCGCTCGGTCCGGCCATGACACCGAGGCGGAACCCGATCCACACCAGGGTGGCGGCGACCAGGTAGAAGCAGCAGAGGAGCACCCAGCCCTCGAACGATCCCTCGGCTCGCTGATCGAATCCCCGAAGCTGGTTGGAGGTGCCGGGTACCGACCACACCAGAGCGCTCACGAAGACCGGGGCGAGCAGATAGAAGAGCGGGTTCGTGAGCAACCGTTTGATCACGCCGTTCTCCTTCCCGTCCCCGCCGGCAGGCGTCCCCGGCAACGCTACTGCACGGTCGTTGGACGCGCGGCCGGGGGCCGAGGTGCGAGGTAGTGTCGCGGTCATCGATTCCCTCCCGCGGTGAACTCGATCAGTTCGCGCGCCTTGCCGGCCCAGCCGGCCGCAGCAGCCGCGGCCATACCGTCGGTGTTCGGGCTGGAGGAACCGGTAGCTGCAAGCAGCGCTTCGGCCGCGGTTCGCGCGTGGCCATAGGAGATGATGCCGGTCCCGGGTTCGTCGACCAGGACGTCTGTCGCGCGCGTCACCACGGTCAGACCCGATGCCAGGTATTCGTAGAGCTTCATGGGGCTCCTCCCACGGTTCACGGGGGCGTCGGACAGCGGCAGGAGCCCCACACGAGCGCGCCGGAGAATCGCCGGGATGTCGTCATAGCTGATCGCACCGTGCAGGACGATGTTCTCGGGCAGGCGCTCCTCAGGAGATCGTCCAGGCCCGAAGACGTCGAAGGTCCAGCTCGGTGTCTCGACCGCCATCTCCCGGACGGCGTTCCAATCGAACCGGTCGTCGAGTGCACCGATGTAGACCGCGCGGTCCTGGCGGGGAACCTCGTCGAGCGCTGCGAACCGGTCGAGTTCCACGCCGTTCGGCAGCACCAGCGAGGGGGTGGCGGTCGGAACGTCGAGCGCCATGAGGACGGCGCCGGACGTCGCGACGACCCGGTCGGCGGCGAGGACGGCCGCGCGTTGGAATCGTGCTTTGACACCGCTCTCGTAGAGATCGGTCGGGCGGTAGACGACCGTCGTCACCAGGCGCCTGAGCACCCTCGACCAGAGGGTGGGCTGGTCGACGAACGCGAGGTCGATCCGGGAGGTGCCGAAGGCCTTCGTGAAGATCGGCGAGAACGAGAGCGGTGCGACACCAGCGGGGGCGAGCGTCCGCGGAACCAGGTGCATGACGCCATCCGCGTCCGTCGTGATTCCGCGACGCGAGGCCTCGTCGCGCGTCGCTTCCCCTCGCTTGAGGACTCGGTGGGCGAGGGACACCGGCGTGGAGAGGTGCAGGACCCGGTGACCGAGCCGGGACAGCTCCCGGGCCAGGTGGTGGCTGCCGACTCGGAATGCTCCCGAGGCGTCGGTGTGACTGACGAACGCGATGGTCAGGGGCTTCGTCATGACTGTTCCTTCAGCGTCCGGGA
This window harbors:
- a CDS encoding LPXTG cell wall anchor domain-containing protein, giving the protein MTSPLSRSLAALGVIALSAAGVVFTGIPAQALPASATIAAPDCTVPAAATVSITVSNAADDATDLTYKIVQDYGTVLFDNVTLAPGESDDYVIPVLEDASTPLQVIDVTGGVIAGAVQTANCTPNASPAAVATIGEASCLLPSGGIIPPSPGFLWTFDNSAGVGPADYEFVKNDTVVESGTLAAGETRSYAASLTPNESGTSAIRSVDAAGDPVVLASSTFDLDCEPGPAPTGAVSDASCEIPTGGILVPTIPGVEYTFDNSLGTSDAPYAFLDGDTVVESGTVVEGDTRVRSWSLTEDLETVVQVVTEDAAGQPVVLDAKTVTLDCLANTPTIVAPAADAVVTTPTTTISGTGDAGETITIVITPATDDATAAETAALDESDVSAAAVAVPATLTTTVQADGTFSLAVELADGAYSVSASATRAASASGVVPESTSPFSAPTDFAVAIAAPVTPPAGGGTTVTPVGSTVGGNGSLANTGVETATFAGLAAVLLLIGGAVTILFRRRTA
- a CDS encoding HNH endonuclease signature motif containing protein — encoded protein: MSSSPRVPLGPVSADPMGALSETMSDLLRTWSGALDPIRPGDDAIEQLAGMNDAGVVRVLDQLGAVQHVVEVLAARVMGSVAERSRSGIVGHDPLARSHGYASPAVMLSERWRIPRGRAATITSVAQAITPKRALTGDVIECDRPEIAAAIEPRSAVAGANACEQLSATDSPTCTVDHEAVDPTDQPRLVRSALSIDGAGALLRELRLVSSAVDADRVHRAVCAGIEHCDGAPLAEVNSLARLVRTSLDQDGPVPREITLRRQQRCTLRELPDGMIELRVFLAPEAAGWVRATMDAVVGKHLRQVRFTDQTANEAGTEDPSAVQPSADPFDDAYVPAAEMPDTRTMDERRVEALVEVFRHAAGCEAAVTELAPVSLIIRMDDEDLVDDSPWSDGKAFIDGVSEPITAATARRMAADGRIIPMVLGGPSQVLDLGVGTRLFSKAQKVALAERDGGCAWTGCTHPPSYTEAHHLQWWSRGGPTDLSNGILLCGFHHHRIHNDGWEVTVRDHVPWFIPPAHVDPHRIPRRGGKPRLRVA
- a CDS encoding alkaline phosphatase family protein, which encodes MEQGGERGTADAAGEATGDEAVTSSRKRPASRRDFFRAAGFGVAGLAAGGTVAGGIAAATAANPQEDYGFTPLPKRNEPGFDHVVVVMFENRSFDHMLGRLYPAGGEPAGQTFDGLAQGDYSNPGEAGEAVPAHVYNGPTDQIMAQPDPDPGEFYPHVNTQLFGTIDPESNGDLRNPLQSPWNLPADTSAPTNDGFVKDYIVNSTLARGRKPTPEEYAVVMGGFSPEMLPVLSTLAKNFGVYDHWYAAVPSQTFCNRSFFHASTSHGYVTNIEGDGIGKWLSAPAVPTVFNRLEEAGKTWRVYYDAQQVVSLTGLLSAPSIEQYWKSNFRSMEQFHEDAANGDLPDYAFVEPRMVFDHNDMHPPVVRPDNPGRNDADPELDSAYSDMRAGEQLLGEVYTAVKDGASTTGSNAMNTVLLVTFDEHGGIYDHVAPPKATPPSGEPEAGEMGFGFDRLGLRVPTIVVSAYTKAGSVINDEMHHGSLMKTLAELHGLDPLTERDRTATSIFNAVNLTTPRQPVLWPTVTPAYVPPNPEANARTDREKDRKRPLTPPALGLIGILLAKYEPGAPLPDNYADAYAVLMKHGDGLFGTRD
- a CDS encoding glycosyltransferase family 2 protein; translation: MHSLVAIASFRRPDDLRTLLESLLDPANASEHTMDILVVDNDPAGSAEATVESFPSVRYVLESQPGIAEARNRSLDVFLDADGSYDAIIFVDDDEFVGAGWYTDLADAAQRSTAGVVTGPVISIFPENTPRWITRGGFMQRAGHRDGERLTAAATNNTLLKWADWQRAGAPRFDRSFSSTGGSDARLFADLIREGVGIEYCQQAEVFEPVPLDRMTFRWVSRRAFRNGVVLARIGVTKRGAALTFAQGGYLAASGLAFGLVDLVRVRGLHARSFNRFLNGVGAMSSFFGARVHEYQRA
- a CDS encoding polysaccharide pyruvyl transferase family protein yields the protein MVTENVYGVAVEHWNPFVPRFSGRIGSRLPFGRRRNNFGDLLGPVIVKRLLEQSVADPTALATLSATPHRLVAVGSILHFAHAGDTIWGSGVNGKMPESKHTFDRLDIRAVRGPKTFDFLEARGLQPTRVFGDPGLLVPRVFDHLPSISEQKQHSLTIVPNLHDHPAWAAHPETIDPTGDLVSILERIARSERVVGSSLHGLVVAESLGIPATLIAPTAESMFKYEDYYGGTGRNSFPIARDLQGALAQTPDPIEWDAQPLIDAFPSDLWSGITLSGPTKR
- a CDS encoding glycosyltransferase, whose translation is MRESATKINPFVTMLVDALRADPSVTVEFFSWPRALTTRYDVFHIHWPEAVTRGPSRLRRATSLLLSVLLLAKLRFSRTRIVRTAHNLAPHESGWPGEQLILKAFDRSTTAWITMNAHTPLPVGSRQYVIPHGHYRDWYLVPEHAPEHGPELLYFGLVRSYKGVDTLAAAFSHADDLADHRLRILGKPDPSGISAVLQQLIDANPRIEPDFRYVPDTELAAAIARARLVVLPYKNMHNSGAVLLALSLNTPVLIPSNPITHDLRTEFGSSFVKLFEGELTSDALSAAVAELPADGLEGDVDMTSRDWTSIARSHANVYREVSTW